One genomic window of Ornithorhynchus anatinus isolate Pmale09 chromosome 10, mOrnAna1.pri.v4, whole genome shotgun sequence includes the following:
- the SARAF gene encoding store-operated calcium entry-associated regulatory factor, with translation MAGLRVPGGRRPAPTPTPHLPFLLLLLLLGSVGGASGWNQPEKILLREIQALTLHRGQFTSARRSAPVPQLQCTGGSAGCAAYVPDVVQCHNKGWDGFDVQWECKADLDQAYRFGRMVVSCEGYDYPEDPYVLRGSCGLEYNLELTEHGQRQRGSSRGGGFSYFSSRSQKVDMAEPSGGNGLVVVVVLLVLAYGIYKLFLTSPRDPPPPYSDHPDTHWQDQQGFSHPGPPPPGFKTHFTGVPNPGFGGTTGFDHPFSGHQGNRNSGPGFWTGLGTGGVLGYLFGGSHRANPFSNTWASPSCPPPHFNTWNSPPPRSPWDNYSGFAPPDPGTRTRTASGFGGTKRR, from the exons ATGGCGGGGCTGCGGGTGCCAGGGGGGCGccgccctgcccccaccccgaccccccatctccccttcctcctcctcctcctcctgctggggaGTGTAGGCGGCGCCTCCGGCTGGAACCAGCCCG AGAAAATCCTGCTGCGGGAGATCCAGGCCCTCACCCTGCACCGAGGCCAGTTCACCAGCGCCCGCCGCAGCGCTCCGGTTCCCCAGCTGCAGTGCACCGGTGGCAGCGCGGGCTGCGCCGCCTACGTCCCCGACGTGGTGCAGTGCCACAATAAAGGCTGGGACGGCTTCGACGTGCAG TGGGAGTGCAAGGCCGACCTGGACCAGGCGTACAGGTTTGGGAGGATGGTCGTGAGCTGCGAGGGCTACGATTACCCCGAAGACCCCTACGTGCTCAGAGGGTCCTGCGGTTTGGAGTATAACCTGGAGCTGACCGAGCACggccagaggcagagggggagcagcagaggcgGCGGTTTCTCCTACTTCTCGAGCCGTTCTCAGAAAGTGGACATGGCGGAGCCCTCCGGCGGGAACGGGCTAGTTGTTGTCGTGGTCCTGCTTGTCTTGGCCTACGGCATCTACAAGCTATTCCTCACCAGCCCCCGGGACCCTCCGCCGCCGTACTCAGACCACCCTGACACTCATTGGCAGGACCAGCAAGGGTTCTCCCACCCGGGACCCCCGCCTCCGGGCTTCAAAACGCATTTCACAG GAGTACCTAATCCCGGTTTTGGGGGAACGACTGGTTTTGACCATCCTTTCTCCGGACACCAAGGGAACAGGAACTCCGGGCCCGGGTTCTGGACTGGGCTGGGCACCGGAGGCGTGCTGGGATACTTGTTTGGCGGCAGTCACAG agcAAACCCTTTTTCAAACACGTGGGCCAgcccttcctgccccccaccaCACTTCAACACGTGGAACAGTCCTCCTCCTCGTTCGCCTTGGGACAACTACTCTGGCTTTGCACCTCCAGATCCAGGGACCAGAACAAGAACGGCTTCAG GATTCGGCGGCACCAAGAGGAGATGA